One Sphingobacteruim zhuxiongii DNA window includes the following coding sequences:
- a CDS encoding tetratricopeptide repeat protein, producing MKNKNNLIISSLSVLLAFSANSAFAQSNYKEASNAFALYTQTGEIKNLDNAKKQLDNIYKTKKDSAKTRVNVLRAMVMSSIAYADSARTIKTDKDPIDLTYQTIDRIREKDREEFPGEMSYVKQNLAAALIKRANKSLQGQKFDLAYTDFLKVDELSAKNEDVTYNLAVLANKAGKSQDAVKFYKKIIESGNATEQQFLELAALYAKIGESQHNLTTLENARAKYPESKAILLQLIQEYATVKAYDAIVPIADQAIKMEPENLELNYLAGYANENANNIPAAKAFYEKVLELDPNNYESNLALGLIYLKDFLKDTDNHEAQYNAQSFLLKANEIKPYEINALKSLAMFYEKADDAEQLDRVNLLLNQLTN from the coding sequence ATGAAGAACAAGAATAATTTAATTATTTCATCCTTATCCGTACTGTTAGCTTTTTCAGCTAACAGTGCTTTCGCGCAGTCAAATTATAAAGAGGCTAGCAATGCCTTTGCATTATACACCCAAACTGGGGAGATTAAAAATCTGGATAATGCAAAGAAACAGCTGGACAATATCTACAAAACGAAGAAGGACTCCGCTAAGACACGTGTCAATGTATTACGTGCAATGGTCATGAGTTCGATTGCTTATGCAGATTCGGCGCGTACGATTAAAACGGATAAAGATCCTATTGACTTAACGTATCAAACAATCGACAGGATTCGTGAAAAAGATCGCGAAGAATTCCCTGGGGAGATGAGTTACGTAAAGCAGAATTTGGCAGCGGCGTTAATTAAACGTGCTAACAAATCGCTTCAAGGACAAAAATTTGACTTAGCTTATACGGACTTCCTAAAAGTCGATGAGCTCAGTGCAAAGAATGAGGATGTTACCTACAACCTTGCAGTCCTTGCAAACAAAGCGGGGAAATCACAGGATGCAGTTAAGTTTTACAAGAAAATTATCGAGAGTGGTAATGCTACAGAGCAGCAGTTCTTAGAGCTTGCAGCACTTTACGCTAAGATTGGCGAAAGCCAACATAATCTGACGACTTTGGAAAATGCGCGAGCGAAATACCCAGAGAGCAAAGCTATTTTACTGCAATTGATTCAAGAATATGCAACGGTTAAAGCATATGATGCGATTGTTCCCATTGCTGATCAAGCGATCAAAATGGAGCCTGAAAACCTCGAGCTAAATTACCTTGCTGGCTATGCAAATGAAAATGCAAACAATATTCCGGCCGCAAAAGCGTTTTACGAAAAGGTACTGGAATTGGATCCTAATAATTATGAATCCAATCTGGCATTAGGCTTGATCTATTTGAAGGACTTCTTGAAAGATACAGACAACCATGAAGCACAATATAATGCGCAGAGTTTTCTGTTAAAGGCTAATGAAATCAAACCATATGAAATTAATGCGTTGAAATCCTTAGCAATGTTTTATGAGAAAGCTGATGACGCCGAGCAATTAGATCGTGTGAATTTATTATTGAATCAACTTACAAATTAA
- the gyrA gene encoding DNA gyrase subunit A: protein MAEETENENNLVPAENRIVPINIEDQMKAAYIDYSMSVIVSRALPDARDGLKPVHRRVLFGMLDLGVTSGKPYKKSARIVGDVLGKYHPHGDSSVYDTMVRMAQNWSLRYPLVDGQGNYGSVDGDPPAAMRYTEARLRKVAEELLADINKDTVDFKLNFDDSLQEPTVLPTRIPNLLVNGSSGIAVGMATNMAPHNLTEVIDATVAYIDNREIEIAELMTHVKGPDFPTGGLIYGYHGVREAFETGRGRVVMRARAEIETTKSGKEVIIVTEIPYQVNKAEMIKRTADLIHEKKIEGISEIRDESTKEIRIIYEIKRDANANVVLNNLYKYTSLQTSFSVNNIALVKGRPMLMNLKDMIHEFVEHRHDVVVRRTKYELAEAEKRAHILEGYLIALDHLDEVIKLIRASDTPEDARVGLMERFGLSDIQARAILDMTLRRLTGLERDKIKEEYAELMKTIEYLKEVLADEGLRMKIIKDELLEVQEKYGDERRSEIVHSAEDMRMEDFIDDEEVVITISHNSYVKRTPLTEYRRQGRGGKGAIGSSTRDEDFTEHIITASAHNYLLLFTEAGRCFWLRAFEIPEGSRTSKGRALQNIINIPKDEKIKAYINVKNLKDQEYLENNFIIMCTKKGTIKKTSLEAYSRPRANGINAININEGDQLLEATLTSGGSEIVMALRSGRAIRFNEETVRPMGRTATGVRGITLASDSDEVVGMISVNDSETTVLVVSEKGYGKRTDIEDYRITNRGGKGVKTINVTDKTGELVAIKGVTDENDLMIINKSGIVIRIGVEALRVMGRATQGVRLITLKDNDAIASITKVDHQDDEEELPIEGSENTTDNDSSSAENEEQE from the coding sequence ATGGCTGAAGAAACAGAAAACGAAAACAATTTAGTACCTGCGGAAAACAGGATTGTCCCTATCAATATCGAAGATCAAATGAAAGCGGCATACATCGATTACTCGATGTCTGTAATCGTTTCTCGTGCTCTTCCTGATGCGCGTGATGGTCTGAAACCTGTTCACCGTCGTGTATTGTTTGGGATGTTGGACTTGGGGGTAACAAGCGGAAAACCGTATAAGAAATCCGCACGTATTGTCGGGGATGTTTTGGGTAAGTACCACCCACACGGTGACTCGTCCGTTTACGACACAATGGTTCGTATGGCTCAAAATTGGTCCCTACGTTATCCATTGGTTGATGGACAAGGTAACTACGGTTCTGTCGATGGTGACCCGCCAGCAGCTATGCGTTATACCGAAGCGCGTCTTCGTAAAGTTGCAGAAGAGCTTTTAGCGGATATAAATAAAGATACGGTAGACTTTAAATTGAACTTTGATGATTCCTTACAGGAACCAACAGTTCTTCCGACCCGTATCCCGAACTTATTAGTTAATGGATCTTCAGGTATCGCTGTAGGTATGGCAACAAACATGGCGCCACACAACTTAACAGAGGTTATTGACGCGACGGTTGCATACATCGATAATCGTGAGATTGAGATCGCTGAATTAATGACGCATGTTAAGGGTCCTGACTTCCCTACTGGAGGTTTAATCTATGGCTACCATGGTGTTCGTGAGGCTTTCGAAACCGGCCGCGGTCGTGTAGTTATGCGTGCGAGAGCAGAAATCGAAACTACCAAAAGTGGTAAAGAGGTAATCATCGTTACGGAGATTCCTTATCAGGTGAATAAAGCAGAGATGATTAAACGTACTGCTGATTTAATCCATGAGAAGAAAATCGAAGGTATCTCAGAGATTCGCGATGAATCGACCAAAGAAATCCGTATTATCTATGAAATAAAAAGGGATGCTAACGCCAATGTGGTGTTAAACAACCTTTACAAATACACTTCGCTTCAAACTTCTTTCTCGGTCAACAACATCGCCTTGGTAAAAGGGCGTCCAATGTTGATGAACTTGAAAGACATGATTCACGAGTTTGTAGAACACCGTCATGATGTTGTTGTACGTCGTACGAAATACGAACTTGCAGAGGCAGAAAAACGTGCTCATATCTTAGAAGGATATTTAATTGCTCTTGATCATTTAGATGAGGTCATTAAATTAATCCGTGCATCGGATACACCAGAGGATGCGCGTGTTGGATTGATGGAACGTTTCGGATTATCCGACATTCAGGCTCGTGCGATTCTAGACATGACTCTACGTCGATTAACAGGACTAGAGCGTGATAAGATTAAAGAAGAGTATGCAGAATTAATGAAAACTATTGAATACTTAAAAGAAGTATTGGCAGATGAAGGTCTTCGCATGAAGATTATCAAAGACGAGCTTCTCGAGGTTCAAGAGAAATATGGCGATGAGCGTCGTTCGGAGATTGTTCACTCGGCAGAAGATATGCGTATGGAAGATTTCATCGATGATGAAGAGGTTGTAATTACCATCTCCCATAACAGCTATGTAAAACGTACGCCATTGACTGAATATCGTCGTCAAGGTCGTGGTGGTAAAGGAGCCATTGGTTCTTCTACACGCGACGAAGACTTTACAGAACATATTATCACCGCTTCAGCACACAACTACCTATTGTTGTTTACAGAAGCAGGTCGTTGTTTCTGGCTACGTGCGTTTGAAATTCCTGAGGGAAGTAGAACATCGAAAGGTCGAGCTTTACAGAATATCATCAATATTCCGAAAGACGAGAAAATCAAAGCGTACATTAATGTGAAGAACTTAAAGGATCAAGAATACCTTGAGAACAACTTCATTATTATGTGTACTAAGAAAGGTACCATTAAGAAGACTTCACTAGAGGCTTATTCTCGTCCACGTGCAAACGGTATCAATGCAATTAATATCAATGAAGGCGATCAATTATTGGAAGCAACATTGACATCAGGTGGTAGTGAAATCGTGATGGCACTTCGCTCGGGTCGTGCGATTCGTTTCAACGAAGAGACCGTTAGACCTATGGGAAGAACCGCTACTGGAGTACGCGGAATCACCCTTGCAAGCGATTCTGACGAGGTGGTTGGCATGATTAGTGTTAATGATTCAGAGACAACGGTATTAGTTGTTTCGGAAAAAGGATACGGAAAACGTACAGACATTGAAGACTACCGCATTACAAACCGTGGTGGTAAAGGTGTGAAAACAATCAATGTTACTGATAAAACTGGTGAGCTTGTCGCAATCAAAGGAGTTACTGATGAGAACGACTTAATGATTATCAATAAATCAGGTATTGTTATTCGTATCGGCGTAGAAGCTCTTCGTGTAATGGGTCGCGCAACACAAGGTGTAAGATTAATTACCTTGAAGGACAATGACGCAATCGCATCGATTACGAAAGTTGACCATCAAGACGACGAAGAAGAATTGCCAATCGAAGGATCCGAAAACACAACTGACAACGATTCAAGTAGTGCAGAGAATGAAGAACAAGAATAA
- the serC gene encoding 3-phosphoserine/phosphohydroxythreonine transaminase has product MKHNFGAGPCILPKEVFEEASQAVLDFNGTGLSILEVSHRSKEFEAVVVETERLVRELLNVPQGYCILFLQGGASQQFAMVPMNLLPEGGKAAYLDTGVWASKAAKEVKKLGQVEIVASSSDKNYTYIPKDYSIPTDAAYFHFTSNNTIYGTEVFQTPATNIPVVVDMSSDILSRKIDVSEFDLIYAGAQKNMGPAGVTLVILKDELFGKSGRNLPTIFEYEAHAKAGSMYNTPPVFSIYVSMLNLRWLKAKGGVEVIEQENIIKARMLYDEIDRNPFFKGTANTEDRSRMNVTFVMENPEFEAEFLELAKERGLIGLKGHRSVGGFRASIYNALTITSINALVDTMREFEEKHK; this is encoded by the coding sequence ATGAAACATAATTTCGGAGCAGGCCCTTGTATTTTACCAAAGGAAGTCTTTGAAGAAGCTTCTCAAGCTGTGTTGGACTTTAATGGAACTGGACTTTCCATTTTAGAGGTATCCCACCGTTCGAAGGAGTTTGAAGCGGTTGTTGTTGAGACAGAGCGTCTTGTGCGCGAGCTATTGAACGTACCGCAAGGATATTGCATTTTATTTTTACAAGGAGGAGCAAGCCAACAATTCGCAATGGTTCCGATGAACTTATTGCCAGAAGGAGGGAAAGCAGCTTATTTAGATACTGGTGTTTGGGCCAGCAAAGCCGCAAAGGAAGTAAAAAAACTAGGACAAGTAGAAATTGTTGCCTCCTCGAGTGATAAGAATTATACCTACATTCCAAAGGATTATTCCATCCCGACGGATGCTGCTTATTTCCATTTCACATCCAATAACACGATTTACGGAACAGAGGTTTTTCAAACGCCTGCAACAAATATTCCAGTCGTAGTGGATATGTCTTCGGATATCTTAAGCAGAAAGATCGACGTTTCAGAATTTGACTTAATCTATGCCGGTGCACAAAAAAATATGGGCCCCGCTGGTGTTACCTTGGTTATTCTGAAAGATGAGCTATTCGGCAAATCAGGACGTAATCTACCTACTATTTTTGAATATGAAGCCCATGCGAAAGCAGGCTCGATGTATAATACTCCTCCCGTATTTTCAATCTACGTTTCTATGTTAAATTTACGTTGGTTGAAAGCAAAAGGGGGCGTAGAGGTTATCGAACAAGAGAACATCATCAAAGCGCGTATGCTATATGATGAAATCGATCGTAACCCTTTCTTCAAAGGAACTGCCAATACGGAAGATCGTTCACGTATGAATGTGACCTTCGTTATGGAAAACCCAGAGTTCGAAGCTGAGTTCTTAGAACTTGCTAAAGAACGTGGATTAATTGGTCTTAAAGGACACCGTTCAGTTGGTGGATTTAGAGCGTCTATTTACAATGCATTGACGATTACATCGATTAATGCCCTAGTGGATACGATGAGAGAATTTGAAGAAAAGCATAAATAA
- a CDS encoding phage integrase SAM-like domain-containing protein, producing the protein MIKAKKLESELQMDWLSVTLDMPFINDKEIDFLAYYKSIVRKRYTSKGNYDNLLSSYNYFELFCKDSYMVSQLTAVFCQDFKDLLDTVALPFFKQ; encoded by the coding sequence ATGATTAAGGCAAAGAAGCTTGAAAGTGAATTGCAAATGGATTGGTTGAGTGTGACTCTCGATATGCCTTTCATCAATGATAAGGAGATTGACTTCCTTGCTTATTATAAATCTATTGTAAGAAAAAGATATACTTCTAAAGGGAATTACGATAATTTGCTTTCGAGTTATAATTATTTTGAGCTTTTCTGTAAAGATAGTTATATGGTTTCTCAACTTACTGCTGTTTTTTGTCAAGATTTTAAAGATCTTCTAGATACTGTAGCCTTACCCTTTTTCAAACAGTGA
- a CDS encoding D-2-hydroxyacid dehydrogenase produces MRILANDGIDPIGKQILEAAGFEVDTVHIPQEELAARLNDYDAVTVRSATKLRQELIDLCPNIKVIGRGGVGMDNIDVDYARSKGIAVVNTPAASSHSVAELVFAHLLNGVRFLYDSNRQMPVNGSTKFGALKKAYAAGTELQGKTLGVVGFGRIGRETAKIGLGLGMNVIYSDLFEGPKSLTLSLSGDIQVEVPVKQVDLDSVLRQSDFISLHVPFTDKPVIGTEEFAILKDGVGLVNASRGGVIEELALVEALNSGKVAFAGLDVYDDEPTPRAEILTHPKISLTPHIGAATNEAQERIGEELATLLIENLKK; encoded by the coding sequence ATGAGAATATTAGCAAACGATGGGATTGATCCTATCGGTAAACAGATATTAGAAGCTGCAGGATTTGAAGTGGATACAGTACATATTCCACAAGAAGAACTTGCTGCACGCTTAAATGACTACGATGCAGTGACTGTACGTAGCGCAACTAAATTAAGACAAGAATTAATTGACCTATGTCCAAATATTAAGGTTATTGGTCGTGGCGGTGTAGGTATGGATAATATCGACGTGGATTATGCGCGTTCAAAAGGTATTGCTGTTGTTAATACCCCTGCTGCATCATCACATTCCGTAGCTGAATTGGTATTCGCACACCTGTTGAATGGCGTTCGTTTCTTATATGATTCCAATCGTCAAATGCCAGTAAATGGCTCGACAAAATTTGGAGCGTTAAAGAAAGCTTATGCAGCAGGTACAGAATTGCAAGGTAAAACTTTAGGCGTTGTCGGATTCGGTCGTATCGGTAGAGAAACGGCAAAGATTGGTTTAGGATTAGGTATGAACGTTATCTATTCGGATCTGTTCGAAGGTCCTAAGTCATTAACATTGTCCCTTTCTGGCGATATCCAAGTGGAGGTTCCTGTTAAGCAAGTAGATTTAGACAGCGTATTACGTCAGTCTGACTTTATTTCTTTACACGTACCATTTACTGATAAACCCGTTATTGGAACAGAAGAATTTGCGATCTTGAAAGATGGCGTTGGTTTAGTCAATGCATCACGTGGGGGCGTTATCGAAGAGCTTGCTCTAGTAGAAGCCTTAAATTCAGGTAAGGTAGCATTCGCTGGTTTAGACGTTTACGACGATGAACCAACACCACGCGCAGAGATTCTTACGCATCCAAAAATTTCATTAACTCCACATATCGGTGCTGCAACAAATGAAGCGCAAGAGCGTATTGGAGAAGAACTAGCAACATTATTAATAGAAAATCTGAAGAAGTAA
- the lysA gene encoding diaminopimelate decarboxylase, with the protein MQINKISLDRLTPFETPFYYYDMELLNRTLQAAKVAADKRGFHIHYALKANFNDKVLAAIQALGFGADCVSGNEVQKSIDSGFPAEQITFAGVGKSDKEISMALKHQIFAFNVESIEELQVIDEIAASLGERANVSLRINPNVDAHTHHYITTGLDENKFGVPNSELEQAASVLRDCKHVDLVGLHFHVGSQITDMNVFKSLCVKVNEWKNWFEERGTTIKILNVGGGLGVDYHHPDENPIPDFEAYFDVFDKFLERTPQQEVHFELGRALVAQSGTLVSRVLYSKSGVKKNFLILDAGMTELMRPALYQAYHKIERLGLSTETSTLNYDVVGPICESSDCFGKEVSLPISKRGDLIAIRTAGAYGEVMASRYNLREEIRYVFSENVGG; encoded by the coding sequence ATGCAAATAAATAAAATTAGCCTAGACCGTTTAACGCCATTTGAAACTCCATTTTATTATTACGATATGGAGCTTTTGAATCGCACTTTGCAAGCTGCGAAAGTTGCTGCAGATAAGCGTGGATTTCATATTCACTATGCGTTAAAAGCTAACTTTAATGATAAAGTGTTAGCGGCTATACAAGCGCTAGGTTTTGGTGCCGACTGTGTATCGGGGAACGAGGTTCAAAAGTCTATCGACAGTGGTTTTCCTGCCGAGCAGATTACATTCGCAGGGGTAGGGAAGTCGGATAAGGAAATCTCGATGGCATTAAAGCATCAGATTTTCGCTTTCAATGTAGAATCTATCGAGGAACTACAAGTAATCGATGAGATTGCCGCTTCACTTGGTGAGCGTGCCAATGTCTCTTTACGTATTAACCCAAATGTGGATGCCCATACGCACCATTATATCACAACGGGTCTTGACGAAAATAAATTCGGCGTGCCAAATTCCGAACTCGAACAAGCAGCTTCCGTTTTGCGAGATTGTAAGCATGTGGATCTTGTGGGATTACATTTCCATGTAGGATCGCAGATTACCGATATGAATGTGTTCAAGAGCCTTTGCGTAAAGGTAAATGAATGGAAAAACTGGTTTGAAGAACGTGGTACAACAATCAAGATATTAAATGTTGGCGGCGGATTAGGTGTTGATTATCATCACCCTGATGAGAATCCGATTCCAGATTTTGAAGCCTATTTCGACGTATTCGATAAGTTCCTAGAACGTACGCCACAACAGGAGGTTCACTTTGAACTTGGTCGTGCCTTAGTCGCTCAATCCGGTACGTTAGTAAGTCGAGTGCTGTACAGCAAAAGTGGGGTAAAAAAGAATTTCTTAATTCTCGATGCGGGAATGACGGAGCTGATGCGACCAGCACTATATCAAGCGTACCATAAAATCGAACGCCTCGGCCTATCAACTGAAACTAGTACCCTCAACTACGATGTTGTAGGGCCTATTTGCGAGAGCTCTGATTGCTTCGGTAAAGAAGTATCACTTCCTATATCTAAACGAGGAGATCTTATCGCTATACGTACCGCAGGTGCCTATGGAGAGGTAATGGCTTCTAGATATAATTTGAGAGAAGAGATAAGATATGTCTTTTCGGAGAATGTTGGGGGGTAG
- the mnmE gene encoding tRNA uridine-5-carboxymethylaminomethyl(34) synthesis GTPase MnmE — protein sequence MSFTHSQDTIVALATSPGVNGAIAVIRLSGPEAVSITDSVFKGKDLKSQASHTIHFGTIRDGDQVIDEVLVSLFIAPHSYTKENVVEISTHNSKYIIERVLTLLMKKGARAAKAGEFTLRAFLNGGLDLSQAEAVADLIASNSAASHQIAMQQMRGGFSNQLKQLREDLVHFASLIELELDFAEEDVEFANRDQLRLLIEKIYQVIYRLIQSFEQGNVLKNGVPVVIAGKPNVGKSTLLNALLNEERAIVSEIAGTTRDTIEDEINIHGVTFRFIDTAGIRETADIIEAKGVERTMEKIKQARLIIYLFDPLQDHIASVQEQIAEVEALQIPFVTIINKSDLLSDAQRSEYAALNPIYISAKEQVGIEELKDELLNQVNLSQINTDDTIVTNIRHLEALQNTREALEKVLFGIDNPITSDFLAIDIRQALHHLGEITGTVTTDDLLENIFSKFCIGK from the coding sequence ATGTCATTTACGCATTCTCAAGATACTATTGTTGCTTTAGCGACATCTCCAGGGGTTAATGGTGCCATTGCGGTTATTCGTTTATCGGGTCCGGAGGCTGTTTCAATTACGGATTCTGTTTTTAAGGGTAAAGATTTGAAGTCTCAGGCTTCGCATACTATTCACTTTGGGACGATTCGCGATGGCGATCAGGTTATTGATGAGGTTTTGGTATCCTTGTTTATTGCGCCTCATTCGTACACGAAGGAGAATGTGGTTGAGATTTCGACGCATAATTCTAAGTATATTATTGAGCGTGTGTTGACTTTGCTTATGAAAAAAGGAGCAAGGGCTGCCAAGGCGGGCGAGTTTACTTTGCGTGCTTTTCTGAATGGTGGTTTGGATCTTTCGCAGGCGGAAGCTGTTGCGGACTTAATTGCTTCGAACTCGGCAGCATCACATCAGATTGCTATGCAACAAATGCGTGGTGGTTTCTCCAATCAGCTTAAGCAATTACGTGAGGATTTGGTACATTTCGCTTCGCTAATTGAGCTTGAACTGGATTTTGCGGAAGAGGATGTAGAATTTGCCAATAGAGATCAACTGCGTCTGTTAATTGAGAAAATCTACCAGGTTATCTATCGTCTGATTCAGTCATTTGAACAGGGGAATGTGCTTAAGAATGGTGTTCCTGTAGTGATTGCAGGTAAGCCAAATGTCGGTAAGTCGACTTTGTTAAATGCTTTGCTAAATGAGGAGCGTGCTATTGTTTCGGAGATTGCTGGAACAACACGCGATACCATTGAAGATGAGATCAATATTCATGGGGTTACTTTCCGTTTTATTGATACAGCAGGGATTCGCGAGACAGCCGATATTATTGAAGCAAAAGGGGTGGAGCGTACCATGGAGAAGATTAAACAAGCACGCTTGATAATCTATCTTTTTGATCCTTTGCAAGACCATATTGCTTCTGTGCAGGAGCAAATTGCAGAAGTGGAGGCTTTGCAAATTCCATTTGTCACAATTATTAATAAAAGCGATCTGCTATCGGACGCCCAACGTTCAGAATATGCAGCGCTAAACCCAATTTATATTTCCGCAAAAGAGCAAGTAGGAATCGAAGAGCTAAAAGATGAATTGCTCAATCAAGTGAATCTTTCTCAGATTAATACCGATGATACCATTGTGACGAATATTCGTCACCTGGAGGCTTTGCAAAATACTAGAGAAGCGCTGGAGAAAGTTTTGTTTGGTATTGATAATCCGATTACATCGGATTTCTTGGCGATTGATATTCGTCAGGCATTACATCATTTGGGTGAGATTACTGGGACCGTTACTACGGATGATTTGCTGGAGAATATATTTAGTAAGTTTTGTATCGGGAAGTAG
- a CDS encoding IS3 family transposase, giving the protein MIEGVIEAEGISIHRACKIVCMSRSMYYYAHKKDDQIIIDKLMDLSTKYPTRGFETYFGKIRMEGLLWNRKRVLRVYRNINLKLRVKRKRRLPARIKERLFVPGSIIDTWSIDFMSDSLANGRRFRVINIIDDYNREALLNEAYYSIPATRLVQKIQELLLHRAKPKRIRTDNGPEFIAKVFKDFCSDHGIVIQYIQPGKPAQNAYIERFNRTFREDVLDAYLFESISHVNALAYEWQIDYNSNHPHKALNGLSPWLYAEEQLVS; this is encoded by the coding sequence CTGATTGAAGGTGTAATTGAAGCGGAAGGGATCAGTATTCATAGAGCCTGCAAAATTGTTTGCATGAGTCGTAGTATGTACTACTATGCTCATAAAAAAGATGACCAGATCATTATTGATAAACTGATGGATCTCTCAACGAAATATCCTACACGAGGATTTGAAACTTACTTTGGTAAGATCCGAATGGAGGGTCTTCTATGGAATCGAAAAAGAGTGCTTCGTGTATATCGTAATATTAATTTAAAGCTTAGAGTGAAGCGGAAACGACGCCTACCAGCTAGAATCAAAGAACGATTATTTGTTCCAGGTTCCATTATTGACACCTGGTCGATCGATTTCATGAGCGATTCTCTAGCTAATGGGAGAAGGTTTAGAGTTATCAATATTATTGATGATTATAATCGAGAAGCCTTACTTAACGAAGCATATTATTCTATTCCTGCAACAAGGTTGGTGCAAAAAATACAAGAATTACTGTTACACAGAGCAAAACCAAAGCGTATCAGAACAGATAATGGACCAGAATTTATAGCTAAAGTTTTCAAAGATTTTTGTAGCGATCATGGAATAGTAATACAATATATCCAACCTGGCAAGCCTGCTCAAAATGCTTATATTGAGCGCTTCAATCGTACATTCAGAGAAGATGTGTTAGACGCTTATTTATTTGAATCAATCAGCCACGTAAATGCACTGGCCTATGAATGGCAGATTGATTACAATAGTAATCATCCTCACAAAGCTTTAAATGGATTAAGCCCATGGTTATACGCTGAAGAACAATTGGTTTCTTAA
- a CDS encoding aspartate kinase, producing the protein MKILKFGGTSVGSAERIKGLLEIVNPSERQIVVLSAVAGTTNALVEIGKAYLAGKKDDAKQLIETHKNKYESLIKELFSTENGYKNGRELIDYHFNLISSLSNDLFTAVEEKMILAQGELLSTALWHFYLDEIGVQSVLLPALDFMKIDEDNEPVVPYINEKLSAILASYPDNTLFITQGYICRNAFGEIDNLRRGGSDYTASLIGAAIQAEEVQIWTDIDGMHNNDPRVVKGTSPIAHLSFDEAAELAYFGAKILHPQSVFPAQKYNVPVRLLNTMDPKAPGTLISKDGGQKGAIRAIAAKDEITAIHIHSSRMLLAYGFLRKIFEIFERYKTPIDMITTSEVAVSLSIDDTRNLDDIIREVEDFGTVRVDRDQTIVCIVGDFGANTHGYAARVLDAVKHLPVRMISYGGSDYNVSILLNSEHKTEALRSLHNRLF; encoded by the coding sequence ATGAAAATTCTTAAGTTCGGAGGAACATCCGTAGGAAGTGCTGAACGTATCAAAGGTTTACTGGAAATTGTAAACCCATCGGAGCGTCAGATCGTCGTGCTTTCAGCCGTTGCTGGAACCACAAACGCATTGGTAGAAATTGGAAAAGCTTACTTAGCAGGTAAGAAGGACGATGCCAAGCAATTGATCGAAACGCATAAGAATAAATACGAATCGTTAATTAAGGAACTCTTCAGCACAGAGAACGGATATAAGAACGGTAGGGAATTAATTGATTATCATTTTAACTTAATTTCCTCTTTGTCAAACGACTTGTTTACCGCAGTAGAGGAGAAGATGATTTTAGCGCAAGGTGAATTGTTATCGACCGCATTATGGCATTTCTATTTGGATGAAATCGGTGTTCAATCGGTTTTATTACCAGCATTGGATTTTATGAAAATCGACGAGGATAACGAACCAGTTGTGCCTTATATCAATGAGAAGCTGAGCGCAATTTTAGCCTCGTATCCAGATAATACATTATTTATTACGCAAGGATACATCTGTCGTAATGCATTTGGCGAGATTGACAATTTACGTCGCGGCGGATCTGATTATACTGCATCATTAATCGGTGCAGCGATTCAAGCGGAGGAGGTTCAAATCTGGACCGATATCGACGGGATGCATAATAATGACCCACGTGTTGTCAAAGGAACAAGCCCAATTGCTCATTTAAGCTTTGATGAAGCGGCCGAGTTAGCCTACTTTGGGGCAAAAATCCTTCACCCACAATCGGTATTCCCAGCGCAAAAATACAATGTGCCAGTACGTCTGTTAAATACGATGGATCCTAAAGCGCCAGGGACGTTAATTTCAAAAGATGGTGGACAAAAGGGAGCAATCCGTGCAATTGCAGCAAAAGATGAAATCACAGCAATTCATATTCACTCTTCACGAATGCTTTTAGCCTATGGTTTCTTGCGTAAAATCTTTGAAATCTTCGAACGCTATAAGACACCAATCGATATGATTACAACTTCGGAGGTTGCTGTATCTTTATCCATTGACGATACACGTAACTTAGACGATATCATCCGCGAAGTAGAAGACTTCGGAACCGTGCGCGTTGATAGAGATCAGACTATTGTTTGTATCGTAGGCGACTTCGGGGCCAATACACATGGTTACGCGGCTCGAGTTTTAGATGCTGTGAAACACCTTCCAGTACGTATGATTTCTTACGGCGGATCTGACTATAATGTTTCCATCCTTTTGAATTCCGAGCATAAAACAGAAGCACTACGCTCTTTACATAATAGATTGTTTTAA